From the genome of Papaver somniferum cultivar HN1 unplaced genomic scaffold, ASM357369v1 unplaced-scaffold_10, whole genome shotgun sequence:
TCTACCCAATTGAAGCACATCTTTGTTAAGCGgtgttcttgttcttcttcctgtAATTCATGCCACCACCTTTTTTAATATAGGATTAATAGGCAAAAGCCCATCCCCATCCTATGATTATGCCTCGAACGTtgggaaataaatcaaaatgccAGAATCTGTTAGATTTTCTGTTAGAGAGAGTTAATAGTCAAAATTGCATATATGTGACTTCTCACGTGTGAAAAAAGACAAAATTGCTCTTTAGTGTACATGGTTCATAATTTAGGGTTCAGTGTTTAAATTTCGTAGCGGCGGCGGTcatggtggcggtggcggtgatggtggtggtagcGGTGGTGGCAGTGGCAGTGATCAACTAGGATCTTAATACATGTCCTTTTTAATAATgtataaaaagaataaaaatggaATTTCATAACACCATCTTTTAACCCTACCCCATTTCACCTTCAATTATGCTCCAACGTCCAAAGTGGTGGGGGAATTTATAGTTTATATCAGTTGCAACTTGCTTGCACACGTAATGTGCTTACCTCGAAAGCACGGCTCTTTAATTATGCACCCACAGAATTGTAGTATTTTATTTACTTCCGGGCTGATTCCGTGCCTTCTCACTCTGTTTGCTGAAAGAAGAATCGAAGTCAATAGAGAGAAAACACCCagacaaaaataaaatgaatggaacaaagaaaaaaaatgcacATTATAGAGAGACGAATAAAACGCTCGACCTTTTGATGCTTTACATAACAATTTGTGCTTCATGAATTACAGAATTACTGGTAAGTAGTCCAACTGGCTTTGAAGTTTAAATTGGATGCTTAGGTCCTAATTTACCCTTAATCAAAGGTTGCATGCAAATGATCAAATTATTTTCTTGGCACGCATGTCAATAACATGAATCATGATTTTGTGTGTCTGTTTTTTCTTCTCGTGACATAAGCATGATAATAGATAAGTATGATTCGTGGTTTTTGGGTGTTTTTTGTATTTGATATTCCTTAATGTGCtattatatatagagagagaaatCAGCCATCCATTTTCATCAAATAGATAGAAGCATTTGGAGAAAAATTTGCAATACTAAAATATTTAGAGATAAAAATCAAATATCTAAGATGGTGGAGAAAATTAAAATGAGTAGCTTTTTGATGGTTGATAAGGCTGTTGAATCTGACATGATATTTCTTACTAGCTTCTTCGATTTTCTCTCCAGTACCAACAACTTCATCGTTAACCCGCTATAACCAAGTTGCTAGGAAATGTCCAATCATTCGATCATTCACTTCCGTTGCATGGTTTCAACCATGATGGGTAACTAACAGCAACTAAGATTTAGAGTATCCAATAAATTTGGAGGAGTCTCACTGTATCAAAAGCATAAAATCCGTTGACAAAACCCGGAGATCAGACAATCCATCAAACTCATGTGAAGGTTTTgtgttttattagttttgctaaattaattacaCTAAAAGATTTGTAAGAGCTAATTTATGATGAAACTTAAGTGTAAAATTTGGAAAAGAGACCCTAATTACTTGTAAATAAAAATGTTACATATTGGTCATTTATTCCCACAAAGTCATAGTTACAACAAAAATACTCAATGGACCGTCCCCCAAAACTAAGTCCGTCATTGGATATCTGAATATTTAACATCCATCCATGTGGGATATTGATACAAATATCTTATTCAGAGGTGTAAAACATGTCGGCCCAGTCCAAGCCACAGAATCATGTGCTTAGCGAGTTGTGTACCGTGTCGCGTTGTGTCGGTCAGAGATCAAAAAGTGTCGTGTTGTGCCGTGATAGAAGGCGTGTTTTGCTGTGTTGTGCCACAAAAATAAACGTGATGTGTCGTGATGTGCTGTGCCAGAcacatttattttatgtttttcaatataaatattttccaaatatttaggtgttatatgtgttgttatgaaAATAAGTAACATAACGATAATAAAATGCCAATTATTAACTAGAATAAAGGctattttgtgaaatatacacaaaatgtgatgtattgccCCATGTTGTGAATTATTTCGTATatattatgacgtgctttcttaacgtgttgtgctgtgtcatgCCATGTACTTATCCGTGTCGCATCCTGGGCTGGGCTACTGTGCCGATTAGACTAGCTCAGCCCGTCTCATGAAACTAATGTGTTATGTCGTGCTGGGATGGGTTGTGCTCAAATTTTATCGTGTTGTGATAGGTTGTGCTTGTGTTGACacgacccaatttacacctctaatcTTATCGCATATTTTTTCCTGATATGTGAGTGCCAATATCTTATAGGATAACTTGGATATGACCCGTGTCGTAATGACACGGGCTTTGGTTCAGAATGTTTGCTTCACTTGTTCGATTAGTTATATTATTGTAGATCATACTCCTTAGGAGTTCAATGTGGAATAAGATATCATTATTGTGACGATTTCGCAATACTATGAATTTGTATCATGTATATTATTTTATATCATTAGTTGTTAGTGTGATGGACCTGATGGTCGACTTATCAGCAATGGAACTGGCATGAAACCTTTTTCCACCATTTTTTTCCTATTTCTGAAGTTGTAGAATGTGATGGTCCTATTGCTATACCGCCAAATTATCACTTACTGTTTTTCTACCCATTGCAATCATTCGATGATGTTTGTGAATGCAGTTGAATTATTTCGATTTACTGTAATTATTTTAGTATTCCTACCTATAATTAAAGTGAATCTCCAGCAATATTATTATTAATTCGGTTAGAGTGccaatttatatacgttaacccaaaaaaCTCAACTACATCTGTGTCTCCCAGTAAAGAAATCCTGTGGTTGCTCATCTTTTCCCGTCATTCGATTTTAGGCATCCCTTTTTCATTGCTTGAATAGTTCTATCAGTTTTTCCATTTGGGTTTATCAGTGTAACCTTCAAAGAAAATTAATGCAGTATGCTAGATGCTATTGGTACTGAACGGCTGTTAAACCTAAAACGTGTTCCATTTATGGTAGCATTTTTAAATTCGTATTCCGCCGGAGATCAACCTAGAAGGGAGGTAATGTATTTCCAAGGTATTTTTTGGTCCtcttttatgttcttggtgtatggaaattttcaataaactttcATTAATCATAAATTTTGCAAGAGATACGTGAAAATCTGATTAATACAATTAGATTTCAACCAAAGATTGTGAAGTAACACATGAGAGGGTGCTCTGTGATCATTCTATTTTAAAATCCTACACGAAGGATGTGCCAATCAAATCCTCATACGGGTATTATTTAAATCTACACCAAGGACAACCAAATCCTCATACGGGTATCAGTAGGAATAAGCTGGTCAATCAATGGTTCTTCATGTTCTAATGCAATTTGTTTCATCGAATATAATTAAAAACCAATCACATCCTCTTGGAGTCTTGGGAAATAGGGTGGGAAAGTATGTATTTTAAAAACGACTTCCCTATAGATTTCGTGTCAgtaaaaaaatttcttattgtcGGAGTCTTGGACAAAAACCAAAATGATTGTTTCTCGGAAATATAGTTTTGTCTGACATTTCctccaaaaacaaaacaaaaacataagATCTTTAAGATATGCATGCACTGCTTGAAATTAAATGAACCTTATTTGAGACATGGAAGTAAGTATTTATAAAATTCATAAAGGACAACGGCTTCAGGTAAATCAAGAATATCTACTTTAAGTCCACACTTAAGATCCTCAATCAAGTGACAAATCAACAAAAGTAACCAATCCCCGATTAAGAATGATTTACAATATCTTGGTACATTGTTCCCGTAAAATTCAACAAAAATCGTTAAGGAAATCTATCTTCAATAATATATGAATAAATACACGATAAATGAGAGAGTTTCTCTTTGTCTACATATGTGTTTGAGATCTAAAAGTAAATTAGAAACCCAGTCTAAATGGAAATGGTATGAGACCTTGAAACACCTTGACCTAAGAGTACAGAGGAGACTTAAAATTTCCATAATTTTAAAATTTGGTAGAACAAAATGGACATGAAATTAAATATTAAAATTTTCTTAAATCGACTTCTACAAAGTGTAAGCTAGTTATATAGAGTTTCGTTAGTTGGTATCTTCAATGAACAGAAAAAGCTCAAGTATTAGAAGATATATTTACAGAGTAAAATATAGGTGAATGATAAAGTATTAGTTGGTATCCTTAGATGTACTAATCTCTCTTAAATCATTTAGAGAAATTGACAATTTGTTCACGACAATCAAAGATGGGTTTCTATGCATTAAGCTCTCTTAAACCATTCAGAAAATTTGACAATTTGTTCACAACAATCAAAGATGTGCACATGAACCACATCCCATGGAAACAATTAGACTTGTACCTTTATGGTATACCAAAACTCCTTCATCCACGCCAGTGAACCCTCAGTCCCTTTAAATTATAAACCCTCGGTCCCTCAGAACAGCAACATTTTATCTAATTCGGGCCAAATTTGGCCCGCCCAGTCAAAAAGTCAAAGCAAGGGAATAACAGCAAAAAATGGAACCAACAAAAAAAGCTAAGTAAATCACAGCATAGACGAATAAAAACACTTGACTTGCTGACTCTTCCCACAACAACTTGTTCTTAAAACTTATCTTCATTATTAACCCCAccttaggctaacccctatgggcttgATTGAGCTGCTATATTGGCCataaagtgttgcaaatcaaagaaaaagtgtgGTTTAAATGTTAATAACACTTGCACttgctagttctctctcctagcatttgctcgcagttcaactagcagcgagattgaagcaGTGAACCAAACAACGCTCAAAAAGTGACCTtatcgctgaatggttcagcgctcacaaATATCACACGGATCACAAAGATCACAAAAGttgatctgatggctgaaatTTAAAGAGCTGAACCAAACAGTGCTAGAAAATGGTCCCAGATGACATGGACtgccaatctagctgctagattagacatcccataggacttaggaggtttccctagctgacgtggagtgccaatctagctgctagattagaagaccataggggttagccttatgCTTGAAAAAAAAAACCACCTGAGGGATTTCCCTTTGCGTATATTTGACATTTACAAATAAATCACAGTATGTGATGCTAAAAAAAGTATAAATATGTAACTTGATTACGTCGAATTTCGTATGTTGAATTCACatctctaaaacgaattataTATGTACATATATTGTTTCGAATTATCCCTGAATCACGATTTCAGACTTTACGAATTCGAATAATACTCATAAGTCTGTCATTTCGTACGTTTGtagaattactaactaggcttCAGAGTTCAGACTTCCTTTTACACTTGCTCTTTTACTTGCAACGCGCAAACGTACTGTACCACGAAATCAGGCCCTATGAATTAGGTACCTGCAATTCATACTTTATCTTAATTTACTGATCATGAGCTTAATTATATATTCTAACATAACACCAATCGACATTGAATTAATGCCTTGCCTGGTCCATATTCCATGTCCTTGTCATGCATCTTAATAAGACGATTTTGTGTGTGTGGTTTTTGCTGGTTGAATATGATACGATGAGTATGATTCATAATTTTTGTgtgtttttgttttcatatttatCAACGtgctattatatatatttatagcaTCGACTGTCCACCTCCAGCAAATAAATGAACTAACTtagaaaagggaaaaaaattgCGACTATAAGATTGGAGTTGATAATTCAATTAATATCTAAGGCAGtggagaaaacaaaaataaataacttCTTGATGGCTAATAATCTCGTGAAACAAAGATGCTCTTGAAGTCTTGGTAGTGTTACTGATATCTTCACAGTTAGCATTATTTTTGTTTCCTACACCAACAAATACGTAGATAATTCTTTATACAACAATATTTTTCTATAATAGTTAGAATAATATTCGGTAGACAATGATAATATCGTCTTTTATCGATTTATTGATGACAATGTTTTATGTTTAGATTACAATGTGATCAATTGAAGCACTAGGAGGTTTTTAGAGGAAAATTCATGTGGTATTATAGCACGGCCCTTTGAATCATGTACCCTTTTGTCGAGTTCCGTGCCTACCTTCTCTGTGTGCTCAAGGAAGAGTCAAAGTCAAACGGAAGAAAACACCAAAAAATGGAGCCAAGAAAGAAAGAATTGCAGATCACGGCATAGACGAATAAACCAGTACCTGACTTGCTGACTCTTCACATGACAACTTGTGCTTCAAACGTTCAAAAATCTTTTGCCTTATTCCATACGATCTTACTAATTACCTCATTCATGGCCGCCATGGCTTCTTCCGTCGACATCACTATGCATCAACACTCTTTGTCTTCGTTGAATTCTCACTTCTTTCTCGTTGATTACTCGTTTGTTTCCTTCCTctcttcttatatatatataaacaaaaaaaatctcaCTTCGGTTCTTAATTATATATGTGCTGCAACCAAAAATCTTGTGAATATACATTTCAAGGATTAATTGTCAGTAAATCAGCTCAAAGATGGATCGAAGTTACAACAACTATAATAACTCAATGGGAAAATCTCAAATTGTAGATGTAAGCAGCAAGGTGATGTTGGCATCGATTATTATTCTGTTTTTGATCATAGTACTAGTTATAGTTCTTCATTTCTATGCTAAATGGTACTGGAGACGGCGAATCGGCAACCAAAACGGTGGTACGCTGCGTCGTCGTTTCGTATTTACACCAAGTCAAGATCAGAATGTCACATTCCGGCAAGGGCTTGCGGCTTCGGTTGTGACAGCACTCCCTATTGTTACATTCAGTTCTACTGAATTCAAAGATGGACTTGAATGTGCAGTGTGTCTTTCTGAGGTTGAAGAAGGCGAAAAAGCTCGGGTTCTGCCAAAATGCAATCACGGGTTTCATGTTGATTGTATTGATATGTGGTTTCAGTCACATTCTACTTGTCCTCTCTGTAGAAATCCTGTTTCGGTGGAATCAGCATCACCATCTCCGGTAGATTCAAGTGATATAGAATCTCAGTCATCACCGGTAAATTCcgggaacaacaacaacaatgggtTGTTGTCAGTTGAAGCAAATCCGAGTTATCCAACTAATGTCATGTTTTGGGGGAACCAAACTCGTGTGAGCACCAGAGATTCCGGCGAAGAAGAAACTTCATCGTCGTCTGATTCCTCTTCACCTAGTTTAAGACCGGATAGACCGTTGGTTATCGACATACCCGACAGACTAAGTCATGGTTTTTCATTCTCATCACCACCTACTACTCCCTCTTCAGCAGGAAGGAGAGTTTCCGAGAATGATATGAAGTCGCCGGTAAGCTCAAGGTTTAAGTCATTATGTAAACTGTTGAGCAGGGAGAAGAGAGTTGTCCCGAGTAGTCCTAGTGTTGATATTGAACAAGGAGAAGTAGTAGGGAGCTCAAAAATGTCTTCTCCGGCCGGTTATGCGATTGGTACTAGTACTACCACCGGTAAGGAACGGTCGCCGTCCCCGGAGGAGATGAACAACAACTTCTGAGagatatgattgcatcaaaatttctttcattttttttaaaaatctaCTGAGGTGAAGTGAAAAGAATTCCACCCACTTATAAATTCATCAATTCAAATTTTCGTGTTTATATTAGGAACTTCATAGTTCGCAATACTGTAAAAGTGATTATTACGTTTCTCATTGGCCGGaaccttaaaaaataaaaattgtataaAAAGATTTAGCTGCATTTGCCGTATACTTGTTTACTATTACCCGACAACCACCTCATGGGTCAAATTCCGGTACGGTGGCTTTGCTTCAGCATACGGCCGGAGTTGCAGGTTCTTTCCCCCTGTATCCCCTTGGGGGATTTACCTTGACCGAAATTTGGTGGTCCACTTTCTTTGAGTATCCAAGTCTATCAAGGCTGCTTTGGTCGACTTTGTTGAATTGTTAAAATATCATGGTGGAATTTGAATATTCGTTCAACTCACCTACCATATTGGCATGTAAAACGCGTTATGCGGGAAAGTCTATGACCTTTTTTAGCCGTTCATATCATAATATTAGTGTGCAACTACAAGCAAATTCAATTTGCATAAAGAAATGCACTCAAATAAATACACTTTCGGTCTTTTTAAAGCAATTTTGCCGTCTAAGCCAACAATATCACATCATGTGAACCTCAGTCGCCCCTAATTTACTCCCGGTGGTTGCCCATAAAATTTTAGAGCGTGTTTGCTTTTCGCTCATTTGGCGTCCGAATCTGATTCGGCTCCTGACCCAACACGAATTAGATAACAGAtcatttattttttctatttCGGGTCAGATCTGATTCTCGTCTAATTTCTGATTTAAACTCATTTGAGTGAGAAAATAAAGCGTCCATGATTCATGGGATCAAACTGCTCATTCACATATTTTTAATTCAGATATATCTCTGAAGTAATATATTTATGAAATAATACACTTATACAAATTCATGATCAAGCATGAACTAGGAGCGTTAGATTCATGAGAATGGCCATATGTATGTACGTATGCGTTTCATTTTAGTCAAAGTCGGTACTTGACTGAGACGACCTATGGTTCCCCACACGGAAATTACATTGTGTATTTTAGGACATTGGGCGGATAAAATATGGTAAAGTAAAAGACAAGCATGTCCGCGGATATGTATATACTTTTAATCGTATTTTGTGGAGTGATGCTACACTGACGGGGACCGGCACCGTGAGAATTATCGTGTCTCATAGCCTCTGGGACTCACCGGGAGAATTATATGGAATGGTTTTGGGGCCCACTATTTTCTGTGTCTTGCGGTTGATTCCACGGGATTTCATCCCCCGGTGGATCAAGCATTACTGCATTTGGGGTGGATATCACCGCCTCGAGCCCTCGACTCGAGGATTTTACCTAAAAACATGCTTTTTCTCAATTgttttttatttatagaaacatgTTACAAGGCTCCAAGAAAAGAGTTTTAAGGGCTTCTAAGGATTCAAATATCCTACAATGAAGATAAGGGGACTAATTcataagaaaaatattaaaataccctTAATCTATTAAATATTCAAACCTAAAACTAATTTATTTTCATTCCTCTTCTTTAattcttccattttcttcttccccaTCACCTCCATCGCTTATTCCTTCGATTAATCGTCAATTCTCGAAAAAAAATTCACTATCGATTAACACCATTTAATTCACCTGCAATGACTTCAATAAGGTAAAAATCAAAAACTCATCTTATTTAATTGGTTTCAGTGCATGGATAAGCGGAATCTAtcgaattaggtttttgaaaaaacagtttcagaacTGTCTACGGTTGGGAAATATGATTTTCCCCAGCCGTAGACTGTCTACGATGGGGAAGACTGAGGGACCCCTGCTATCTTCCGCGGGGCCCACCGGGACCCATAAGAAAAATTTGTGAGATAAAAAGTGAATTTACTTGGTTCCCCAGCTCGGTCTGTCCAGAAGCATTGTAAAATCACATCATTTGATCCTCGGTCCCCCCATAATTTTACTCCCACTTGTTCCTAACAAAATTTTACTCTTTTCTTTCGGAAAGATAGAATTAAGAAAGCAGAGAACCAAATAATCaataaatttagggtttgagaagtaGTTGGCAAATGAGAATAATGGACAGGTGAAGTGTTCTTCCTTGGCTTCACAGTTCAAACCAACAGAAATGATGGGAATGAATTGGAAGGGAGCACACGGAGAGATAGTCAATCCCGTAGTACACGCATACATTTCATTTTAGTCAAAGTCGGTACTGACCGAGACGACCTATGGTTCCCCACACGGCaaatacattatttcatcattcattcattcatggtACCTAAAAGATGGAGACCTATTGCGTATAAGTTCCATTAACATATAGATCTACTATTCAGGACATTCGGCCCATAAATATAAAAAGTATGGTAAAGTAAAAGATAAGCATGTCCGGTCCGGATATCATCACCTCGACTCGAGGCTGCTCTACATAAACATGCTTTCTCTCTAGTATTTTCTATAACctcacattttttttattttttttatttatgccTCAGTGAGCGACTTCCTTTTAGCTACGAGAACATTTTTATATTCAATCCTATCAAAATGACTCACGGATGTGATCCTAAAGCATATGCCATATGGaccttcttattttattttatcttttatcttttaaTAGGAGAAAATAATTCATTAAGTTTAATATTTCTTACGAAAGTTTCTAATCAAGAGGGAGAATCACTTCttcaaaacaaagaaatactacTAATCTTAGCTTTTTAACCCATACAGTGGGCAACCTCATTTGTATATCTCGAAACATGAACACAGACCCAACTATTGAAACTTCCTAACAGTTCCGTGCAATCCATGATGATCGGGTTATTAGTCCATCTAACAGATCCTAGATTGTCATTTACGGCCAGAACCACATTCAAACAGTCTCCCTCCAAATGCAGCTTTTGAATTCTGTTTCTTTTCGCCTATTCGATTGCCTCCCAAGCTGCAATAGTCTTTGCATGTTCTTCATTTTAAGCTACTCCTGGGATGCACCAAGATCTACAGAAAGTTCCTGCATCACCAATCAATATTAGACCAGATTCATCAATCAATATTGGACCATATTTCAATAGAGAGTTAGTTAGCACTTACTACACGCTAATTCCTTTCGGGAATTGTTGCATTCTTCAACGttaaaaacactacttttcgggTTGTTTAGTGTTTTTGTAATCCCGATTCGTCAACTAATCGAAATCTGACTCGTTACACTTCAGTCTAACTTAATAATCCcgtttttcacaaaaattactAAATAgcgaaattaagaaaattatttggATCTAATCAGAATATTATTAGCAGAATGAAAGAAAGTTCCTCAACTCATTCGAGTTCAGCTTCGTTAAGAAGAGAAGCCAATGTAATGGTTCAAACTTTAGCAGCTCATGCTATTTCAAATCAATCATCTGAGATTTGGTCTACTTGCCATCCTTCGTGCATCACTTATTTTATAGGCGagtctctttttcttcttgtagTTCTTTTTTTGCTTTTCTCTGCTTAACTCAAATATCTACAGGTCAAACATCGAAAATCAGAGAAAAgctaaaaataaaacaatgagTCAGATCTCAaatcaaactaaagaaaatttggTGAAACCCAGATATCCATAAGTCAAACATCGACCATtagagaaagaaataaaaaataaacgacGAGTCAGATTCAGATTCCGAGTCACGCTAGAGCAAACAAGGTA
Proteins encoded in this window:
- the LOC113326584 gene encoding RING-H2 finger protein ATL3-like; the protein is MDRSYNNYNNSMGKSQIVDVSSKVMLASIIILFLIIVLVIVLHFYAKWYWRRRIGNQNGGTLRRRFVFTPSQDQNVTFRQGLAASVVTALPIVTFSSTEFKDGLECAVCLSEVEEGEKARVLPKCNHGFHVDCIDMWFQSHSTCPLCRNPVSVESASPSPVDSSDIESQSSPVNSGNNNNNGLLSVEANPSYPTNVMFWGNQTRVSTRDSGEEETSSSSDSSSPSLRPDRPLVIDIPDRLSHGFSFSSPPTTPSSAGRRVSENDMKSPVSSRFKSLCKLLSREKRVVPSSPSVDIEQGEVVGSSKMSSPAGYAIGTSTTTGKERSPSPEEMNNNF